One stretch of Geoalkalibacter ferrihydriticus DSM 17813 DNA includes these proteins:
- a CDS encoding PAS domain-containing hybrid sensor histidine kinase/response regulator — protein sequence MTNDPPNNTGGMQDSRTLDKSSPPADGGKTKGAGAKDCTPPLYQSLPDPPKNLNAGHQHTEERLNRFIGTMDEIVFEFDAQGRYLNVWSDNENLLKRPHHELLGKTIDEVIPKDLADRIHQAFQRITLTGKSECLEYSMEVPEGTRWFLARLSLVPAVEGEAPTFSYVGRDITEQRQLEQSLRESEKRYHDLVDTVNDWVWEIDRNGIYTYANPRVRDLLGYAPKEIIGQSAFSLMPENEARRVAEQFKTYAAKAEPFSSLENINLHKDGRTVILETSGVPFFDEQGQLLGYRGVDRDITERKENAEGLRQAMEAAEQATQAKSRFLANMSHEIRTPMAAVLGALECLAQDDLGDERNRCLRMAENAAKSLMDLIGDILDFSRIEAGKLSLKEVAFALRSCLDDTFDMLKLSATQKGLSLTLDIDSEIPALFLGDPVRLQQVLINLIGNAIKFTEQGSVKVRIFREPRAVLDTNLCPLKFAVHDSGIGIPTEVMSRIFESFSQGDSSLTRKREGTGLGLAICKGIVERMGGRIEAASIPGQGSTFTFTLPLRVAPPAENEKALDRARQPEGLTTAKSDLRILLGEDDPALRKLMEVLLTKRGWKFAAAEDGLSVIEEWKNGTFDVILMDAQMPLLDGFEAARRIRAQEQLTGAHIPIVALTAHVGPESEQRALSAGMDAFLTKPIRMNELYACIEEIITNGKNSPAPEK from the coding sequence ATGACGAACGACCCACCCAACAACACCGGCGGCATGCAAGACAGCCGTACCCTCGATAAGTCTTCGCCCCCCGCTGATGGCGGCAAGACAAAGGGCGCCGGTGCGAAAGATTGTACACCTCCTCTTTATCAATCTCTTCCTGACCCCCCAAAAAACTTGAACGCGGGCCACCAGCACACCGAAGAGCGGCTCAACCGCTTTATCGGGACCATGGATGAGATCGTCTTCGAGTTCGACGCCCAGGGGCGATATCTTAATGTCTGGTCGGACAATGAGAATCTGCTGAAAAGACCCCATCATGAGTTGCTCGGAAAAACCATCGACGAGGTTATCCCCAAGGATCTGGCGGACCGAATTCACCAGGCTTTCCAGCGCATTACGCTCACAGGAAAGTCCGAGTGCCTGGAATATTCCATGGAAGTTCCGGAAGGGACACGCTGGTTTCTGGCCCGCCTTTCCCTGGTGCCCGCTGTCGAAGGAGAAGCTCCGACATTTTCCTATGTGGGTCGCGACATTACCGAGCAGAGGCAGCTTGAACAATCTCTGCGGGAATCTGAAAAGCGCTACCACGACTTGGTGGATACGGTCAACGACTGGGTCTGGGAAATTGACCGAAACGGCATCTACACCTACGCCAACCCCAGAGTACGCGATCTGCTGGGCTATGCCCCGAAGGAAATTATCGGGCAATCAGCTTTTTCCCTTATGCCTGAGAACGAAGCCCGGCGCGTTGCCGAACAGTTTAAAACCTACGCGGCCAAAGCAGAACCTTTCAGCTCCTTAGAGAACATCAACCTGCACAAGGATGGACGAACTGTCATCCTCGAAACCAGCGGTGTTCCGTTTTTTGATGAGCAAGGCCAACTGCTCGGCTATCGCGGCGTCGACCGGGACATCACCGAGCGCAAGGAAAACGCGGAAGGTCTGCGTCAAGCCATGGAAGCCGCCGAACAGGCAACCCAGGCAAAAAGCCGGTTTCTCGCCAACATGAGCCACGAAATCCGCACTCCCATGGCGGCGGTCCTGGGAGCCCTCGAATGCCTCGCTCAGGACGATCTCGGCGATGAACGCAATCGCTGCCTGCGGATGGCGGAGAACGCCGCAAAATCCCTTATGGATCTGATCGGCGATATTCTTGATTTTTCTCGCATCGAAGCCGGAAAGTTGAGCTTGAAAGAGGTTGCCTTCGCACTGCGTTCCTGCCTTGACGACACCTTTGATATGTTGAAACTCAGCGCAACGCAGAAGGGTCTTAGCCTGACTCTGGACATCGATTCTGAAATTCCGGCGCTCTTTCTCGGCGACCCGGTCCGTTTGCAGCAGGTTTTGATCAACCTGATCGGCAACGCAATCAAATTTACCGAACAAGGCTCAGTAAAGGTGCGCATCTTCCGGGAGCCGAGGGCCGTCTTAGACACCAATCTCTGCCCTCTGAAATTTGCCGTGCATGACAGCGGAATCGGCATCCCTACAGAAGTGATGAGTCGAATTTTCGAGAGTTTTTCCCAGGGCGACAGCTCCTTGACGAGAAAGCGAGAGGGAACGGGACTGGGGCTGGCGATCTGCAAGGGGATCGTGGAACGCATGGGCGGGCGCATCGAGGCCGCAAGCATTCCCGGCCAGGGCAGCACCTTTACGTTCACCCTGCCCCTGCGCGTAGCTCCCCCCGCAGAAAATGAAAAGGCGCTTGACCGCGCGCGGCAACCCGAAGGCCTTACCACCGCAAAATCTGACCTGCGCATTCTACTTGGCGAGGACGACCCCGCGCTGCGCAAACTCATGGAAGTTCTGCTGACCAAACGCGGGTGGAAATTTGCCGCTGCCGAGGATGGGTTGAGCGTGATTGAGGAGTGGAAAAACGGAACCTTCGATGTGATTCTGATGGATGCTCAAATGCCGCTGCTCGACGGCTTCGAAGCAGCCCGCCGCATCAGAGCGCAGGAGCAGTTGACTGGCGCCCACATCCCCATCGTTGCTTTGACCGCCCATGTCGGCCCGGAGAGTGAGCAGCGAGCTCTGTCCGCAGGAATGGATGCTTTTCTGACCAAACCTATCCGCATGAACGAACTTTACGCGTGCATTGAAGAAATCATCACGAACGGCAAAAATTCACCGGCACCTGAAAAATAA
- a CDS encoding sensor histidine kinase encodes MHRDTLLLDYLEKEAALIVLEFDDDERLRKMNSHAAKVMGQGLLGHRAKDIFLDFRETFVLVQAAKEDAAACLLNIPTLSGLPQSCSFTFAELTDGVLAMGQINVAEAETLRLELVRSNNELSNLTRELHKKSAELSKLNAMKNHFLGITAHDLRNPICTIISYSDLMAQEAADSNNPNIVEAFCDIRYLGEFMLSMINDLLDTSAIESGKLTLKTDMQLFSKMLAKTVASNQILAQQVEVGLILEDKLPPGLIPYDAPRLKQVLNNLITNALKFSRKGSNVVVMATLEGEALKVSVGDSGPGIADQDMKRLFQPYPDIGTKGYCKEQGTGLGLAISKNIIHGHQGRIWAQSEIGKGSIFSFTLPGFQEEKI; translated from the coding sequence ATGCACCGCGACACACTGCTGCTTGATTATCTCGAAAAGGAAGCCGCGCTTATTGTTCTGGAATTCGATGACGATGAACGCCTGCGCAAAATGAACTCTCATGCCGCCAAGGTCATGGGGCAAGGCTTACTCGGCCACCGAGCCAAGGATATCTTTCTCGATTTCAGGGAGACCTTTGTTCTGGTCCAAGCCGCCAAAGAGGATGCCGCGGCGTGCCTGCTCAACATCCCCACCCTTTCGGGGCTGCCGCAATCCTGCTCCTTTACCTTTGCTGAGCTGACCGACGGTGTGTTGGCTATGGGACAGATCAATGTCGCCGAAGCCGAGACCCTTCGCCTCGAATTAGTGAGAAGCAACAATGAACTCAGTAATTTGACGCGCGAACTTCACAAGAAAAGCGCAGAGCTGAGCAAGCTCAATGCGATGAAAAATCACTTTTTGGGTATCACCGCCCATGACCTGCGCAATCCCATCTGCACGATTATCAGCTACAGCGATCTTATGGCCCAAGAGGCGGCCGACTCCAATAACCCGAACATCGTCGAGGCGTTCTGTGACATTCGCTACCTCGGTGAGTTCATGTTGTCCATGATCAACGACCTCCTGGACACCTCAGCGATCGAATCCGGCAAACTTACCCTGAAAACTGACATGCAACTTTTTTCGAAAATGCTCGCCAAGACCGTTGCGAGCAACCAGATTCTTGCCCAACAAGTCGAAGTCGGATTGATTCTCGAAGACAAATTACCCCCGGGTCTGATTCCCTATGATGCACCGCGCCTGAAACAGGTTCTTAACAACCTCATCACAAATGCTCTGAAATTTTCTCGGAAAGGGTCCAATGTTGTAGTTATGGCGACACTGGAAGGCGAGGCACTGAAAGTTTCCGTGGGCGATAGCGGTCCCGGCATTGCGGATCAGGATATGAAAAGACTCTTTCAGCCCTATCCCGACATCGGCACCAAGGGCTATTGCAAAGAACAGGGTACGGGCTTGGGACTGGCCATATCGAAAAATATCATCCACGGCCATCAGGGACGAATCTGGGCGCAGAGCGAGATCGGCAAAGGATCGATATTCAGCTTCACCCTGCCCGGCTTTCAAGAGGAAAAAATATGA
- a CDS encoding B12-binding domain-containing protein: protein MSNSQSSFANSVPAKDYAAYLRHLLAGDRQTCLGIVADLMDRGVDLKSIYLGLFERSMHEVGDLWETNNISVATEHIATAITENAMSLLHPIIFASERCGRKAIVSCVANEYHQVGGKMVADLFELNGWDGYFLGANTPIKDLLQMVAEKKPDLICLSLTLYANLPDLLRHIQTLHEAFPSTPILVGGQAFRWGGRETLNGLPQVWLVGSLDELEQIMAHFS, encoded by the coding sequence ATGAGCAACTCACAATCCTCCTTTGCTAACTCTGTCCCAGCCAAAGATTACGCTGCCTACCTGCGCCACCTACTTGCAGGGGATCGGCAGACCTGTCTCGGCATCGTTGCGGACCTGATGGATCGCGGGGTGGATCTCAAGAGCATTTATTTGGGTTTATTCGAGCGTTCCATGCATGAGGTCGGTGACCTCTGGGAGACCAATAACATTTCGGTGGCAACCGAACACATTGCAACGGCTATCACCGAAAATGCCATGAGCCTGTTGCATCCCATCATCTTTGCCTCGGAGCGTTGCGGCAGAAAAGCCATCGTGTCCTGCGTGGCCAATGAGTATCATCAGGTCGGCGGCAAAATGGTCGCCGATCTCTTCGAACTTAACGGCTGGGACGGATATTTTCTCGGGGCCAACACGCCGATCAAGGATCTGCTGCAGATGGTGGCGGAGAAAAAACCTGACCTGATTTGCCTGTCCCTGACTCTCTATGCCAATCTACCCGACTTGCTGCGCCATATTCAAACGCTGCATGAAGCCTTTCCCTCGACGCCTATCCTGGTCGGCGGCCAGGCGTTTCGCTGGGGAGGGCGCGAGACTTTAAACGGCTTGCCACAGGTTTGGCTGGTCGGTTCCCTCGATGAACTTGAACAAATCATGGCGCACTTTTCCTGA
- a CDS encoding cupin domain-containing protein has translation MAPKNLFQAIPAQLPDELLQTLAGNDQVRIERIVSRGHSSPKGFWYDQPQDEFVLLVQGEAALEFQDPGESVRLVQGDWLVIPAHRKHRVAWTSPHQDSIWLAVFFPFS, from the coding sequence ATGGCCCCAAAAAACCTTTTTCAAGCCATTCCGGCCCAACTGCCTGACGAATTGCTGCAAACCCTGGCCGGCAATGACCAGGTGCGCATCGAGCGCATTGTTTCGCGCGGACATAGCTCGCCCAAGGGGTTCTGGTACGATCAGCCGCAGGATGAATTTGTGCTGCTGGTGCAGGGCGAAGCCGCGCTTGAATTTCAGGATCCCGGCGAAAGTGTTCGCCTTGTGCAGGGGGATTGGCTGGTTATTCCCGCCCACCGCAAACACCGCGTTGCCTGGACCAGCCCTCATCAGGACAGTATCTGGCTGGCGGTGTTCTTCCCGTTTTCATGA
- a CDS encoding methyltransferase translates to MNRSSRNRLTPRMLDCFSGSTLFDHVARVCCRAGCLPRKELYEAWEVARRVRRRMRGGRVVDLACGHGLLAYLMLLLDAGSSQALAVDRRLPASAAKLAREFDEEWPRLAERVQFLECDINAVNLGAGDLVVSAHACGNLSDLIVERVLAARARLALLPCCHDLKGADLGGLQGWLDGPLALDVLRAERLRSAGYRVHTQTIPGEITPKNRLLLAEPI, encoded by the coding sequence ATGAACCGCTCCTCGCGCAATCGCCTGACACCACGGATGCTGGATTGCTTCAGCGGCAGTACGCTTTTTGACCACGTGGCCCGCGTCTGTTGCCGCGCCGGGTGTCTGCCGCGCAAAGAGCTTTATGAAGCCTGGGAGGTGGCACGCCGGGTGCGGCGGCGCATGCGCGGCGGGAGGGTGGTTGATCTCGCCTGTGGTCATGGTTTGCTGGCGTATTTGATGCTGTTGCTCGATGCCGGATCAAGCCAGGCACTGGCGGTTGATCGTCGCTTGCCTGCCAGCGCCGCCAAGTTGGCGCGGGAGTTTGACGAAGAGTGGCCGCGTTTGGCCGAGCGGGTGCAATTTCTTGAATGTGACATAAATGCCGTTAACCTCGGTGCAGGCGACCTGGTGGTTTCAGCCCATGCCTGTGGCAATCTCAGCGATCTGATTGTTGAACGCGTCTTGGCGGCCAGGGCGCGGTTGGCCCTTCTTCCCTGTTGTCATGATCTTAAGGGCGCCGACCTCGGCGGGTTGCAAGGCTGGCTCGACGGCCCTCTTGCTCTCGACGTGTTGCGTGCCGAACGTTTGCGCAGCGCCGGGTACCGGGTTCATACGCAGACGATTCCCGGCGAAATCACGCCCAAGAACCGGTTGCTGCTGGCCGAGCCCATTTGA
- a CDS encoding YaeQ family protein, producing MALPSTIHRVVVQLSHVDRGIYETLQATLARHPSETTQRLVLRLLAYAICFEPELSFSKGICAGDEPDLWSKGPDGRVKLWIEVGTPEPERLLKASRHAEHVVLLASGPNRFRWDELYRGKLADAANIQVIGVDYAFISQVATEVERTIVWELTITGGSLYLTSAGQTHETALESLTGAPTPDRRFPR from the coding sequence ATGGCCCTACCCTCCACCATTCATCGCGTCGTCGTCCAATTGTCTCATGTGGATCGCGGCATTTACGAAACCCTCCAGGCCACCCTCGCCCGCCACCCCTCGGAGACGACGCAGCGCCTGGTGCTGCGCCTGCTGGCCTATGCCATCTGCTTCGAACCTGAGCTGAGCTTTAGCAAAGGGATCTGTGCAGGCGACGAGCCGGATTTGTGGAGCAAGGGGCCGGACGGCCGGGTAAAACTCTGGATCGAGGTGGGGACGCCCGAGCCCGAACGACTGCTGAAGGCAAGCCGCCACGCTGAGCACGTGGTGCTGCTGGCCTCCGGGCCCAACCGTTTTCGCTGGGACGAGCTATATCGCGGCAAGCTCGCCGATGCGGCCAATATTCAGGTCATAGGCGTCGATTACGCCTTCATCAGCCAGGTGGCGACCGAAGTGGAGCGCACCATCGTCTGGGAACTGACCATTACCGGCGGCTCCCTATACCTGACCAGTGCCGGACAGACCCACGAAACCGCCCTGGAAAGCCTGACAGGCGCGCCGACGCCCGATAGACGATTTCCCCGCTGA
- a CDS encoding acyl-CoA thioesterase yields MNNYTIVRQEHLNHYGFLFGGAMLKWVDEFAWLVASRDFPGCPLVTVGMDRISFRQPVANGSILRFHILPEKQGATSIRYVVDVYADEPGGREEKEVFSTTVTFVHVDAQGHKQPLPRSGPLRSLDDSA; encoded by the coding sequence ATGAACAATTACACCATTGTGCGCCAGGAGCATCTGAATCATTACGGTTTTTTGTTCGGTGGGGCTATGCTCAAATGGGTCGATGAGTTCGCCTGGCTGGTGGCGTCAAGGGATTTCCCCGGCTGCCCGCTGGTGACGGTGGGCATGGATCGGATCAGCTTTCGCCAGCCGGTGGCCAACGGTTCGATCCTGCGATTCCACATCCTGCCGGAAAAGCAGGGGGCCACCTCCATCCGCTATGTGGTCGACGTCTATGCTGATGAGCCCGGTGGGCGCGAGGAAAAAGAGGTTTTTTCCACCACCGTAACTTTTGTCCATGTCGATGCGCAGGGACATAAGCAGCCCTTGCCACGCTCAGGGCCACTGCGCTCGCTGGACGATTCCGCCTAG
- a CDS encoding ArsJ-associated glyceraldehyde-3-phosphate dehydrogenase — MSIRIGINGFGRMGRLALRAAWEWPEFEIVHINEVKGGAGCAAHLLEFDSVHGRWTREISADGASLSIDGKRISFSEHKTPGEVPWGELGVDIVIESSGKFRTTALLQPYFDGGVKKVIVAAPVKQGALNVVMGINDDLYDPHMHHLLTAASCTTNCLAPLVKVLHEKIGIAHGIITTIHDVTNTQVIVDAPHKDLRRARAAGLSLIPTTTGSATAITLIYPELKGKLNGHAVRVPLLTGSLTDAVFEMKHKVSAAEVNQLFKEAADSYLKGILGVEERPLVSIDFKGDPRSAIVDALSTLVVDDTQLKVYAWYDNEMGYVHRMMELCRKVALSLP, encoded by the coding sequence ATGAGCATCCGCATCGGAATCAACGGCTTTGGCCGCATGGGACGCCTGGCGCTGCGTGCGGCCTGGGAGTGGCCGGAATTCGAAATCGTTCACATCAACGAGGTCAAGGGCGGCGCTGGATGTGCGGCGCATCTGCTGGAGTTCGACTCGGTGCATGGGCGGTGGACGCGCGAGATCAGCGCGGATGGAGCGTCTTTGAGCATCGACGGCAAACGGATCAGCTTTTCCGAGCACAAAACGCCGGGCGAGGTACCCTGGGGTGAGTTGGGGGTGGACATCGTCATTGAGTCTTCGGGTAAGTTCCGCACCACCGCATTGCTGCAGCCCTATTTCGATGGCGGGGTGAAGAAAGTCATCGTTGCCGCGCCGGTCAAGCAGGGGGCGCTCAATGTCGTCATGGGGATCAACGACGACCTCTACGATCCCCACATGCATCATCTGTTGACTGCCGCCAGCTGCACCACCAACTGTCTGGCGCCGCTGGTCAAGGTGCTGCACGAGAAGATCGGCATCGCGCACGGCATCATCACCACCATCCACGATGTTACCAACACCCAGGTGATCGTCGATGCGCCGCACAAGGATCTGCGCCGAGCGCGGGCGGCGGGGCTGTCGCTGATTCCCACCACCACCGGCAGCGCCACCGCCATCACCCTGATTTATCCGGAACTCAAGGGCAAGCTCAACGGGCATGCGGTGCGCGTGCCGCTGCTCACCGGCTCGCTCACCGACGCGGTGTTCGAAATGAAGCACAAGGTGAGTGCCGCCGAGGTCAATCAGCTCTTCAAGGAGGCGGCGGACTCCTATCTCAAGGGGATTCTCGGTGTCGAGGAGCGACCCCTGGTGTCCATCGATTTCAAGGGCGATCCGCGCTCGGCCATTGTTGATGCGCTCTCGACCCTGGTGGTCGATGACACCCAGCTCAAGGTCTATGCCTGGTACGACAACGAAATGGGCTACGTCCATCGCATGATGGAACTCTGCCGCAAGGTGGCCCTGAGCCTGCCATGA
- the arsJ gene encoding organoarsenical effux MFS transporter ArsJ → MSELRNYALVTGAYWGFTLTDGALRMLVLLHFHQLGYSPVQIAFLFLFYEFFGIITNLIGGWIGSHLGLKVTLFAGLALQVLALGLLALLDPSWSVLVSVTYVMALQALSGIAKDLTKMSSKSAIKVLVPQEADSVLFKWVAILTGSKNALKGLGFFLGGLLLATVGFRGALLLMAAGLALVLLATIVSLPGTIGMAKKKTKFSAILSKSRDVNLLSAARLFLFGSRDIWFVVALPVYLSASLDWSSAQVGGFLALWVIGYGGVQALAPNLLHTLTQGGTPRGGIATIGAFALAALTALIALGVAADLSPWITVVAGLALFGVIFAVNSSVHSYLILAYSEADHASLNVGFYYMANAAGRLVGTLLSGLVFQFAGLIGCLWVSAGFVLLAGGISLLLPRGTKPLSP, encoded by the coding sequence ATGAGCGAGCTGCGCAACTACGCCCTGGTGACCGGCGCCTACTGGGGATTTACCCTCACGGATGGCGCGTTGCGCATGCTGGTGCTGCTGCATTTTCACCAGCTCGGCTACTCGCCGGTGCAGATCGCCTTTTTGTTTCTGTTCTATGAGTTTTTCGGGATCATCACCAACCTGATCGGCGGCTGGATCGGCTCGCATCTGGGGTTGAAGGTCACCCTGTTCGCGGGTCTGGCGCTGCAGGTGCTGGCGCTGGGTCTGCTGGCGCTGCTCGACCCGAGCTGGTCGGTGCTGGTTTCGGTGACCTACGTGATGGCGCTGCAGGCTCTTTCCGGAATCGCCAAGGATCTGACCAAGATGAGCAGCAAAAGCGCCATCAAGGTGCTGGTTCCCCAGGAGGCGGACAGCGTTCTGTTCAAATGGGTGGCGATTCTCACCGGCTCGAAGAACGCCCTGAAAGGGCTAGGTTTCTTTCTCGGCGGGTTGCTGCTTGCCACGGTGGGATTCCGGGGAGCGCTGCTGCTCATGGCGGCAGGATTGGCGCTGGTGCTGCTGGCGACGATTGTGTCGCTGCCCGGCACCATCGGCATGGCGAAGAAAAAGACTAAATTCAGCGCCATCCTCTCCAAGAGCCGGGATGTGAATCTGCTTTCGGCGGCGCGGCTGTTTCTGTTTGGTTCGCGGGATATCTGGTTCGTGGTCGCTCTGCCGGTGTATCTGTCGGCCAGTCTCGACTGGAGCAGCGCCCAGGTCGGTGGTTTTCTCGCCCTGTGGGTGATCGGCTATGGCGGGGTGCAGGCTTTGGCGCCGAATCTGCTGCATACCCTGACGCAGGGCGGTACGCCGCGCGGCGGTATCGCCACCATCGGAGCCTTTGCCTTGGCAGCCCTGACCGCGCTCATCGCCCTCGGTGTTGCTGCCGACCTCTCGCCCTGGATTACGGTCGTGGCAGGGCTGGCGCTGTTTGGGGTGATTTTTGCCGTCAATTCCTCGGTGCACAGCTATCTGATTCTCGCCTACAGCGAAGCAGACCATGCCTCCCTCAATGTCGGCTTTTACTACATGGCCAATGCCGCCGGGCGCCTGGTCGGCACCCTGCTCTCGGGTTTGGTTTTTCAGTTCGCCGGCCTGATCGGCTGCCTCTGGGTATCGGCCGGATTCGTCCTGCTCGCTGGGGGCATCTCTTTGCTCCTGCCGCGGGGAACCAAACCTTTAAGCCCATGA
- a CDS encoding YqiA/YcfP family alpha/beta fold hydrolase, translating to MKVIFSHGKESGPWGTKIRALAAVAKTAGCMVESVDFRHTNDPDQRVRHLLDTVFPGDTLILVGSSMGGYVATLAAKTLRPRGLFLMAPAFYLPGYIEQDPDPQNIPTVVVHGLWDEVVPLENALRFARRHNSALHLLPAGHSLVEQMPAVERLFAGFLQDVRPFTSE from the coding sequence ATGAAAGTCATTTTTTCGCATGGCAAGGAAAGTGGTCCTTGGGGCACCAAGATTCGTGCCCTGGCGGCGGTGGCGAAAACCGCTGGTTGTATGGTGGAGAGTGTCGATTTTCGCCATACCAACGACCCGGACCAGCGGGTACGCCATCTGCTCGATACCGTTTTTCCCGGGGATACGTTGATTCTGGTCGGTTCGAGCATGGGTGGCTATGTCGCCACCCTTGCGGCCAAAACTCTGCGCCCTCGGGGATTGTTTCTGATGGCCCCGGCCTTTTATCTGCCCGGATATATCGAACAGGATCCCGACCCGCAAAATATTCCAACGGTGGTTGTGCATGGTTTGTGGGATGAAGTTGTGCCGTTGGAAAACGCTCTGCGTTTTGCCCGCCGCCACAACAGCGCACTGCATCTTCTTCCCGCAGGACACAGCCTCGTTGAACAGATGCCCGCCGTTGAGCGATTGTTTGCCGGCTTTTTGCAGGATGTCAGGCCGTTCACCTCAGAATAG